A DNA window from Engystomops pustulosus chromosome 10, aEngPut4.maternal, whole genome shotgun sequence contains the following coding sequences:
- the LOC140104438 gene encoding metabotropic glutamate receptor 2-like isoform X2 has translation MHLVSVSRGIRSAHWSLSCLAFAQMLGLYLAPFSPLDVEYTVRFDEDGKGPARYNIFTIQEIHGRNQYQQIGSWAEKLTLNTSHSIWENETVPESRCSEPCQVHQKREIVLGNPCCWVCIECEENEVVINETTCKACDPGYRPNTDHNNCSKLPVDYIRWGDGLAIGSLCFSGLGILSTIFVGGVLLWNNNTPIVKASGREFCYILLSGVLLLYIMTFIFIARPSVVICGLRRLGLATSFAICYSALLTKTNRITRIFNSAQKGIAPPRYISLASQLSICLALITCQILGLMIWLIVDPGDIESVSSDKPLVILKCKSGDMRILLSLVYNVLLILLCTVYAFKTRKYPENFNEAKCIGFTMYTTCIIWLASLPVFYVTSDDPEVQVTALCTSISLCGLVILGGLFVPKLYIIFCHPEKNVKCNSLKGGSHKEMSLGATGEVLLSH, from the exons CTCCGTTCAGTCCTCTGGATGTAGAATACACTGTGAGATTTGATGAGGATGGTAAAGGACCTGCGAGATACAACATCTTCACCATCCAGGAGATCCATGGGCGTAACCAGTACCAGCAGATTGGATCCTGGGCAGAGAAGCTGACACTCAATACCAGTCACAGCATCTGGGAAAATGAAACAGTGCCTGAATCCCGGTGTAGTGAACCTTGTCAAGTACATCAAAAGAGGGAAATTGTCCTGGGGAATCCTTGCTGCTGGGTTTGTATTGAGTGTGAAGAAAATGAGGTTGTAATAAATGAGACCACATGTAAAGCCTGTGACCCCGGGTACCGGCCCAACACAGACCACAATAACTGCTCCAAGCTTCCTGTAGATTACATCCGGTGGGGGGATGGACTGGCTATCGGATCGCTCTGTTTCTCCGGCCTGGGAATACTTTCCACCATCTTTGTGGGCGGAGTCCTGTTATGGAATAACAACACCCCAATAGTGAAGGCCTCGGGACGAGAGTTCTGTTACATCCTGCTgagtggagtcctgctcctctatATCATGACTTTTATCTTCATTGCTCGTCCTTCTGTTGTCATCTGTGGTCTCCGACGCCTGGGACTTGCCACATCATTCGCTATTTGTTATTCTGCCTTATTGACCAAGACCAATCGTATCACCCGCATCTTCAACAGCGCCCAGAAGGGGATTGCACCGCCGCGTTACATCAGCCTGGCGTCCCAGCTGTCTATCTGCCTGGCCCTCATCACCTGCCAGATCCTGGGGCTGATGATATGGCTGATTGTAGACCCGGGTGACATTGAGTCTGTATCTTCAGATAAACCACTAGTGATACTGAAGTGTAAATCAGGAGACATGAGGATACTGCTCTCCCTGGTGTACAAtgttctcctcattctcctctgcACAGTCTACGCCTTCAAGACCCGCAAGTATCCGGAAAACTTCAATGAAGCCAAATGTATTGGATTCACCATGTACACCACCTGCATAATCTGGTTGGCCTCCCTGCCCGTCTTCTATGTCACCTCTGATGACCCCgag GTTCAGGTCACCGCTCTCTGCACCTCCATCAGTCTATGCGGTCTTGTTATACTCGGAGGTCTATTTGTGCCCAAACTTTACATCATCTTCTGTCACCCGGAGAAGAATGTAAAGTGCAATTCTCTAAAAGGCGGCAGTCACAAAGAGATGTCACTTG gtGCGACTGGAGAAGTTTTATTATCTCACTGA
- the LOC140104438 gene encoding metabotropic glutamate receptor 2-like isoform X1: MHLVSVSRGIRSAHWSLSCLAFAQMLGLYLGEDTVQAPFSPLDVEYTVRFDEDGKGPARYNIFTIQEIHGRNQYQQIGSWAEKLTLNTSHSIWENETVPESRCSEPCQVHQKREIVLGNPCCWVCIECEENEVVINETTCKACDPGYRPNTDHNNCSKLPVDYIRWGDGLAIGSLCFSGLGILSTIFVGGVLLWNNNTPIVKASGREFCYILLSGVLLLYIMTFIFIARPSVVICGLRRLGLATSFAICYSALLTKTNRITRIFNSAQKGIAPPRYISLASQLSICLALITCQILGLMIWLIVDPGDIESVSSDKPLVILKCKSGDMRILLSLVYNVLLILLCTVYAFKTRKYPENFNEAKCIGFTMYTTCIIWLASLPVFYVTSDDPEVQVTALCTSISLCGLVILGGLFVPKLYIIFCHPEKNVKCNSLKGGSHKEMSLGATGEVLLSH, translated from the exons CTCCGTTCAGTCCTCTGGATGTAGAATACACTGTGAGATTTGATGAGGATGGTAAAGGACCTGCGAGATACAACATCTTCACCATCCAGGAGATCCATGGGCGTAACCAGTACCAGCAGATTGGATCCTGGGCAGAGAAGCTGACACTCAATACCAGTCACAGCATCTGGGAAAATGAAACAGTGCCTGAATCCCGGTGTAGTGAACCTTGTCAAGTACATCAAAAGAGGGAAATTGTCCTGGGGAATCCTTGCTGCTGGGTTTGTATTGAGTGTGAAGAAAATGAGGTTGTAATAAATGAGACCACATGTAAAGCCTGTGACCCCGGGTACCGGCCCAACACAGACCACAATAACTGCTCCAAGCTTCCTGTAGATTACATCCGGTGGGGGGATGGACTGGCTATCGGATCGCTCTGTTTCTCCGGCCTGGGAATACTTTCCACCATCTTTGTGGGCGGAGTCCTGTTATGGAATAACAACACCCCAATAGTGAAGGCCTCGGGACGAGAGTTCTGTTACATCCTGCTgagtggagtcctgctcctctatATCATGACTTTTATCTTCATTGCTCGTCCTTCTGTTGTCATCTGTGGTCTCCGACGCCTGGGACTTGCCACATCATTCGCTATTTGTTATTCTGCCTTATTGACCAAGACCAATCGTATCACCCGCATCTTCAACAGCGCCCAGAAGGGGATTGCACCGCCGCGTTACATCAGCCTGGCGTCCCAGCTGTCTATCTGCCTGGCCCTCATCACCTGCCAGATCCTGGGGCTGATGATATGGCTGATTGTAGACCCGGGTGACATTGAGTCTGTATCTTCAGATAAACCACTAGTGATACTGAAGTGTAAATCAGGAGACATGAGGATACTGCTCTCCCTGGTGTACAAtgttctcctcattctcctctgcACAGTCTACGCCTTCAAGACCCGCAAGTATCCGGAAAACTTCAATGAAGCCAAATGTATTGGATTCACCATGTACACCACCTGCATAATCTGGTTGGCCTCCCTGCCCGTCTTCTATGTCACCTCTGATGACCCCgag GTTCAGGTCACCGCTCTCTGCACCTCCATCAGTCTATGCGGTCTTGTTATACTCGGAGGTCTATTTGTGCCCAAACTTTACATCATCTTCTGTCACCCGGAGAAGAATGTAAAGTGCAATTCTCTAAAAGGCGGCAGTCACAAAGAGATGTCACTTG gtGCGACTGGAGAAGTTTTATTATCTCACTGA